The region AATAAGCAAAAAGCTATGAGGAGGAATTGCAATGAAATTAGTACCATTATTTGACAAAGTTGTGTTAAAACCATTGGTTGCAGAGGAGACAACAAAGTCCGGTATTGTTCTGCCGGGTCAGGCAAAAGAAAAACCGCAGCAGGCGGAAGTTATTGCAGTAGGACCTGGCGGTCTGGTAGACGGCAAGGAAGTCACCATGCAGGTTAAAGTGGGCGATAAAGTAATCTTCTCCAAATATTCAGGAACAGAAATAGAAACCGGAGAAGACGATCAGAAATATGTGATCGTAAAACAGAATGATATTTTAGCAGTAATCGAGTAATTAAGAAAGCAATACCAAAGTCAAAAGTTCAGATTGTAGATCATACGTATTTTCATTTTATGTAGAAAACTGGAGGAATGAATTATGGCAAAACAGATTAAATATGGCGTTGATGCCAGAAAAGCACTGGAGTCCGGAGTTAATCAGTTAGCAGATACCGTTCGTGTAACATTAGGCCCCAAGGGCAGAAACGTTGTTCTGGATAAATCCTTTGGCGCACCTTTGATCACGAACGACGGTGTTACCATTGCAAAAGAGATCGAGCTGGAGGATGCCTTTGAAAACATGGGCGCTCAGCTTGTAAAAGAGGTTGCTACAAAGACCAATGATGTGGCCGGCGACGGTACCACCACTGCAACTGTATTGGCTCAGGCTATGATCAATGAAGGAATGAAGAACCTGGCAGCTGGAGCAAACCCCATTGTTTTAAGAAAGGGTATGAAAAAAGCCACCGAAGCAGCGGTAGAAGCAATTGCAAAGATGAGCGAACCGATTAAGGGCAAGGCTTCCATCGCCAGAGT is a window of [Clostridium] saccharolyticum WM1 DNA encoding:
- a CDS encoding co-chaperone GroES; amino-acid sequence: MKLVPLFDKVVLKPLVAEETTKSGIVLPGQAKEKPQQAEVIAVGPGGLVDGKEVTMQVKVGDKVIFSKYSGTEIETGEDDQKYVIVKQNDILAVIE